The Marinilongibacter aquaticus genome has a window encoding:
- a CDS encoding SGNH/GDSL hydrolase family protein: MKNFFYTILVIAITLVAAEFVLRFVIDLPDPYANLRRKAYSTGSVIRLQNTRNTDLLFVFNPNELFPKTERNKVKVHINNFGFRHKDDNNTLKAKEVYDIFAIGGSTTQCYDFEYTKTWCQILEQDLERELSKPVNVYNGGTAGAVMFDHIALLQNRVIHLDPDMVILFAGVNDLNLLLGDDNLYRFDDIYETNFNISWYRLGLARLTLYKLFLNAKQKMVADEDHPLKRRADEHDLDIPVGTPIQFSDHVNPPKETKALPLGKNPEINFAYYQHMMKSFIGTCKANDIPLVVMTQPTTWLSEDQRLQDYHWMNKNKENRFAKDFMQASMDKMNSDVEAICHANEVAVLSLDKNIENTGDYFYDDCHFTPKGSKHVGKVVSKFLLSNNLIQID; this comes from the coding sequence ATGAAGAATTTCTTCTATACCATATTGGTCATTGCTATTACCTTGGTCGCCGCAGAATTTGTGTTGCGATTTGTGATAGATTTGCCCGACCCATATGCGAATCTTAGAAGAAAGGCGTATTCCACTGGTTCTGTTATTCGCTTGCAGAATACGCGAAATACCGATCTGCTTTTTGTCTTCAATCCAAATGAGCTCTTTCCCAAAACGGAAAGGAACAAGGTCAAAGTACACATCAACAATTTTGGATTCAGGCACAAAGACGATAACAATACACTCAAAGCCAAAGAAGTCTACGACATTTTTGCGATAGGTGGCAGCACCACGCAATGTTACGATTTTGAGTATACTAAAACATGGTGCCAGATTTTGGAGCAAGACCTCGAAAGAGAATTGAGTAAACCAGTGAATGTGTACAATGGCGGAACCGCTGGGGCCGTCATGTTCGACCACATTGCTTTACTCCAGAACAGGGTGATTCATCTCGACCCCGATATGGTCATTCTTTTTGCGGGTGTAAACGACCTCAACCTTCTGCTCGGCGACGACAACCTTTACCGTTTCGATGACATATACGAAACGAATTTCAACATCAGCTGGTACCGTTTGGGCCTGGCCAGGCTCACGCTTTACAAGCTCTTTTTGAACGCCAAACAAAAAATGGTGGCCGATGAAGACCATCCCTTAAAAAGAAGAGCCGACGAGCACGATTTGGATATTCCGGTGGGCACGCCCATTCAGTTCTCGGATCACGTCAATCCACCGAAGGAAACGAAGGCCTTGCCCTTGGGCAAAAATCCCGAGATAAATTTTGCCTATTATCAACACATGATGAAGTCTTTCATTGGCACTTGCAAAGCCAATGACATCCCTTTGGTTGTAATGACTCAGCCCACCACCTGGCTTTCGGAAGACCAACGCCTGCAGGATTATCATTGGATGAACAAGAATAAGGAGAACCGTTTTGCCAAAGATTTCATGCAAGCCAGTATGGATAAAATGAACAGCGATGTCGAGGCCATTTGCCATGCAAACGAAGTGGCCGTGTTGAGCTTGGATAAAAACATTGAAAATACAGGAGATTATTTCTACGACGACTGCCATTTCACCCCGAAAGGGTCGAAACATGTGGGCAAAGTTGTAAGCAAATTCCTTTTAAGCAATAATCTAATTCAGATAGATTAA
- a CDS encoding NuoI/complex I 23 kDa subunit family protein: MQLTNRAKKTDKRPLTLAERSYLPGIAQGMGITLKHFFSKKATIRYPEQTRYLGPVFRGHHILKRDEEGRERCTACGLCAVACPAEAISMVAAERVKGEEHLYREEKYAAAYEINMLRCIFCGLCEEACPKEAVYLRHDKFVPVFTNRDQVIYGKDQLVEDMNNRYERDAWTKEEMQKLWAKQDPVNY, translated from the coding sequence ATGCAACTGACGAATCGTGCAAAAAAGACAGATAAGCGACCTTTGACACTAGCCGAAAGAAGTTACTTGCCGGGTATTGCTCAAGGAATGGGCATTACCCTAAAACACTTCTTCTCGAAAAAGGCGACCATTCGCTATCCCGAGCAAACGCGTTATCTGGGTCCGGTATTTCGTGGGCATCATATTCTCAAAAGAGACGAAGAAGGACGCGAGCGTTGTACAGCATGTGGTCTATGTGCAGTAGCCTGCCCAGCCGAAGCTATTTCTATGGTTGCTGCTGAACGTGTGAAAGGCGAAGAGCATCTGTATCGCGAAGAAAAGTATGCCGCCGCCTACGAAATCAATATGCTGCGTTGCATTTTCTGCGGGCTTTGTGAAGAGGCCTGTCCGAAAGAAGCCGTGTATTTGAGACACGATAAATTTGTGCCTGTATTTACCAACCGCGACCAAGTAATCTACGGTAAGGATCAATTGGTAGAAGACATGAATAATCGCTATGAACGCGACGCCTGGACAAAAGAAGAAATGCAAAAGCTTTGGGCTAAACAAGACCCAGTTAATTACTAA
- the nuoH gene encoding NADH-quinone oxidoreductase subunit NuoH translates to MDSVFLIKSLIILGIFAISLGIAAYETYFERVIAAYIQDRVGPDRAGPFGILQPLADAGKLFFKEDFIPTMADKWLFILGPSLAMLTALMTSAVIPFGDSILFDGHEILVQGIEVNIGILWVFGVVSLGVYGILIGGWASNNKYSLYGAIRAASQNISYELAMGLSIIAILMMSESLSLRSIVEQQHGFNWNIFYQPMGFVIFLTCSFAECNRTPFDLPESENELVAGYHTEYGSMKLGLYLFSEYVNMFVTSAVLATLFFGGFNYPGMDWVAAKLIGGFGEVTGHNLATLVGTLIFFGKIFFFIFVFMWVRWTLPRFRYDQLMDLGWKALIPLSVVNLLITAGAQLSGMPLIANWIGLAIFLVLFYLGSNIFGTKKTSL, encoded by the coding sequence ATGGATTCGGTTTTCTTGATAAAATCTTTAATCATTCTGGGCATCTTTGCCATTTCGTTGGGCATCGCAGCCTACGAAACCTATTTTGAAAGGGTAATTGCTGCCTACATTCAAGACCGCGTGGGCCCAGACCGTGCCGGACCTTTCGGTATTTTACAGCCTTTGGCCGATGCCGGTAAACTCTTTTTCAAAGAAGATTTCATTCCCACAATGGCCGACAAATGGCTGTTTATTCTGGGGCCTTCTTTGGCCATGCTCACTGCCCTGATGACCAGTGCTGTGATTCCTTTCGGAGACAGTATTCTTTTCGATGGACATGAAATTTTGGTGCAAGGTATCGAAGTCAACATCGGCATTCTATGGGTGTTTGGTGTGGTTTCGCTTGGTGTATACGGCATACTGATTGGTGGTTGGGCTTCCAACAACAAATACTCATTGTACGGTGCGATCCGTGCAGCCTCGCAAAACATTTCGTACGAATTGGCTATGGGGCTTTCGATCATCGCCATCCTGATGATGTCCGAATCACTTTCTTTGAGAAGCATTGTAGAACAGCAGCACGGCTTCAATTGGAATATTTTCTATCAGCCTATGGGCTTCGTCATTTTCCTTACCTGCTCTTTTGCAGAATGTAACCGTACACCTTTCGATCTACCCGAATCGGAAAACGAATTGGTGGCCGGCTATCACACGGAATACGGATCGATGAAACTTGGGCTTTACCTTTTCTCTGAGTATGTGAATATGTTCGTGACCTCCGCTGTTTTGGCCACTTTGTTCTTCGGCGGTTTCAATTATCCCGGAATGGATTGGGTTGCGGCAAAATTGATCGGTGGATTTGGAGAGGTGACAGGCCACAACTTGGCTACCTTGGTGGGCACCTTGATTTTCTTTGGCAAAATATTCTTCTTTATTTTTGTCTTCATGTGGGTGAGATGGACACTCCCTCGTTTCCGCTACGACCAACTGATGGACTTGGGCTGGAAAGCACTTATTCCACTTTCGGTAGTCAATTTGCTCATCACTGCGGGAGCTCAACTTTCTGGCATGCCTTTGATCGCCAATTGGATAGGTCTAGCCATTTTCTTAGTATTGTTCTATCTCGGATCGAACATTTTTGGAACGAAAAAAACAAGCTTATAA
- a CDS encoding NADH-quinone oxidoreductase subunit J family protein: protein MDFLETIKQLTSTHWSFYIISVLTLFGALGTIMSRNPIHSVIYLILTFFSLSAHYVLLNAQFLAAVNIVVYAGAIMVLFLFVVMFLNIKEEETHKSKNKVMIASTIVSCTIGIILLAAVKMTQAPRVNPYTYQVKTGFIENLGKVLYSKYLLPFELVSVLFLIAMAGAVMLGKKEKGERSF from the coding sequence ATGGATTTTTTAGAAACGATAAAGCAACTGACATCGACCCACTGGTCGTTTTACATTATTTCGGTACTTACACTTTTCGGGGCCTTGGGCACGATCATGTCCCGAAACCCCATTCACAGCGTCATTTACCTTATTCTTACGTTTTTCAGTTTATCCGCCCATTATGTGCTGTTGAACGCCCAGTTTTTGGCCGCAGTAAACATTGTGGTTTATGCAGGAGCCATCATGGTGCTTTTCCTTTTTGTGGTGATGTTTTTGAACATCAAAGAAGAAGAGACTCATAAGAGCAAAAACAAGGTAATGATTGCGTCCACAATCGTGTCGTGTACCATTGGCATTATCCTTCTTGCTGCAGTAAAAATGACGCAAGCTCCTCGTGTAAACCCATACACGTATCAAGTTAAGACAGGTTTTATCGAAAACTTGGGAAAAGTCTTGTACAGCAAGTACCTACTCCCTTTTGAACTCGTTTCTGTGCTTTTCTTGATTGCCATGGCCGGTGCGGTGATGTTGGGTAAAAAAGAGAAAGGAGAAAGAAGTTTCTAA
- a CDS encoding 2Fe-2S iron-sulfur cluster-binding protein, whose protein sequence is MEEQKFKVTIDGIETEVSPGTTILQAARQIGPEVAPPAMCYYKPLEKSGGKCRACLVKVTQGSARDTRPMPKLMASCITQVQDGMVVENYTNEEVVETRKGIVEFLLLNHPLDCPVCDQAGECSLQDFAFEHGTEHQRSVEDRRTFEREDIGPYIQLHMNRCILCYRCVYTADQITDGRCHGVMHRGDHAEISTYISKSIDNDFSGNMIDVCPVGALTDKTFRFKNRVWFSKPVDAHRDCDKCHGKVHLWYRGDEVIRVTGRKNQWGEVEEFICNDCRFHKKETKDWVIEGPAQMPRHSVLSANKYRKDAIKPSYAIKHAEQNFKKIDDSRPFNETLDEIKESDDYKALMEKNKEFKLLNS, encoded by the coding sequence ATGGAAGAACAAAAATTCAAAGTGACGATAGACGGTATCGAAACCGAGGTTTCTCCCGGTACAACGATACTTCAGGCTGCACGTCAAATCGGCCCAGAAGTGGCACCGCCAGCCATGTGCTATTATAAACCACTCGAGAAATCGGGCGGAAAATGCCGAGCGTGTTTGGTGAAAGTAACGCAGGGCTCTGCCCGCGATACTCGCCCAATGCCCAAACTTATGGCTTCGTGTATCACACAAGTCCAAGATGGCATGGTTGTTGAAAATTACACCAACGAAGAGGTGGTAGAAACCAGAAAGGGAATCGTCGAATTCTTGCTCTTGAACCACCCATTGGACTGCCCAGTTTGCGATCAAGCCGGAGAATGTAGCCTACAAGACTTCGCCTTTGAGCACGGCACAGAGCACCAACGTTCGGTGGAAGATCGCCGCACTTTTGAACGTGAGGACATCGGGCCTTACATTCAATTGCACATGAATCGCTGCATTCTATGCTACCGTTGTGTGTACACCGCAGATCAGATTACCGATGGCCGCTGCCATGGTGTTATGCACCGTGGAGACCATGCCGAAATCAGTACCTATATCTCGAAATCAATCGACAATGATTTTTCGGGCAATATGATCGATGTATGCCCAGTGGGTGCATTGACAGACAAAACATTCCGTTTCAAAAATCGTGTGTGGTTTTCGAAACCAGTGGATGCCCACAGAGATTGCGATAAATGTCACGGAAAAGTACATTTGTGGTATCGTGGCGACGAAGTAATCCGTGTGACGGGCCGCAAAAACCAATGGGGCGAAGTGGAAGAGTTTATTTGCAACGATTGCCGTTTCCATAAAAAGGAGACCAAAGATTGGGTGATCGAAGGCCCGGCTCAGATGCCACGCCATTCTGTACTTTCGGCAAACAAATACCGTAAAGATGCCATCAAGCCGAGCTATGCAATAAAACATGCGGAGCAGAATTTCAAAAAAATCGACGATTCAAGACCGTTCAACGAAACTTTGGATGAAATCAAAGAATCGGACGATTACAAAGCTCTGATGGAAAAGAACAAAGAATTTAAACTTTTAAACTCCTAA